Proteins co-encoded in one Plasmodium coatneyi strain Hackeri chromosome 7, complete sequence genomic window:
- a CDS encoding DEAD/DEAH box helicase, translating to MNLANDEYRINKLLDMKDLRIAESDGRKRYAFFKECTENDLNDVENVVNNKSISVDTKIEIFYSKLHSKIFDIFRIVADYNCLYIINGEGLIIHICMLLSKFYSFENEEDKNILSFNNSLNISSAIYYVEKILSDLSVCNSNFHIIFFNIFNIFFEKESSIFRNYNLVRNAFIIHCKKNLIPFFIFDNWYNDSNYNFYLIKYKPLFMFVEDSSSFLYAFNKFYVSPIGKDAKANISSERGGVQKKDGEASTGKGTNYEEYIVKKRIYDHYNEEIRELSICFYFLLINNISRDIKCVFFYNFESEKNTINAFSINYMGINFKVLAMLNKEASVLFDRKFYGREAAQGGKYDGKKSSRMTKLLITSHDIKDYDLLHKEEEKYSEEEQQILESFSKRVIQNGTNLKNVVLGLFYEKSKAIKGINEQKKWDHFVFTLKLLFMHNYLIEKLNMKNLCVYDQCKGDSEDIAKGVKSGVEPYVRLYLDIYNFVLKTLQKDAHCDALKSAKNVDLLNFFNASIVHNLINFVCFKLKKNVYVIEHEDFSFEGKNFFEGAFKNVVGDDGISFFPLNFAFLKDDINFLQKREAGDLGNQSEEPSNSGRNAGQEKGGELATGNEKNARSGNVPTNVNLIKIRNDFIETFFSVEDLVKNDKVEEDTKRVKIKLNLVNKCVEYDSEFFELSGLLHISDRESLMDILKSYFKISRDNRVPLNMKDKDDKYKLRRQQRDEKRKAVIAKYLNISSLHHPIVISENHPWIKYYVYTIEKLYNYLKDEEKKNGIKFRMKRLFDGSSDGEMNQLEGQSKGSKKKTKKNKNDIFEILDDSNEDSDLENDMKHERRNNKEENKKGRNEKAAKKGGKANVNTLSRKDEILKKKEMSSEKKIYEVDLERYNVLEAKVNKLRSNNSYSDMNTWSLDIISGFNRLVDVYNFNNVTNLIKSVELQIKISIKVLTSMFEIIMYTKLKNVKTSRQKSDAIRSVMLIYKLTNEIFNKFKENLSEKDIVQLQTVLLSLGFKNSSYNLFEEYVKVRRNLSKLSGEGGGEEEADEGNVGSAKVGKGNEKNKLKDSATLNDKKKGAKQSGNQGKSKGGKKANEMDAQNDGSGSKQGKHKEGGKDAQDIYKYKLESVQHYSELKIDEKKEHEFQLYYMYYLLDRTTGNIKDKRVLFTLDTWQYNILNLVDRRKSILVSCPTSSGKTFICYYVMDKVLRLNNDSVVVYVAPNDTLAFQIYHEVNGRFSTKGYSKYGGNKLCSYMTDKYAEENALDAQIVIVLPTVFENILLSGYAVNDENSNLNVSKFISRIEYIIFDEIHCIGDKEFYGAQIENIIHLCNAPFLALSATIGNIKYFYSWLQNVMMKKGKGEQDLHLIKFYERFSDLILYVYTNNNLHHLNPLACFNFRDILYKGINKDFYCNPREIYEIIIVLFELARKNNFYHLVEFLEPSFYFQYTRCINKKQFIYYMHTVKETIVYLIQNKYISNLDYDMFIHILLSNYMKNTEWVKDEGGNEGVNEEAPKKESSKSTPSSSATKHLYSKSTQEVVPKQQLFQELYKSVVLDKKYIMNKSHDLVKYTETVNTEQEYLDSSKLIELLKQLEQINFLPCIVFNFERKELEDMTINLINELMKRQHDKYYGDEERTFNTKMENKMRQERYENLLKQREILLKMKTVSRNQRLEQNMDKEYLDMLNEEEIPEPPVDVSEEYDGDFYFCNRKVYINYVTEIEDLIREAERAIEGRKYKSVLIEGMKRGIGLHYEVLPYKFTIIVESLFRLGYIKIIFSNKNLSLGINIPCKSIIFAGHTFELNSVMFKQTSGRAGRRGFDLYGNIIIWNINFKNLSRLITSPLQTLSGSYAVNFTNICRSMLLYNCLKKNKDMEEITNRNKAVVNKPIKKKKKDETMTVAEKEEIFEKNRIINVNFFTRINGILSVFYNSLYYVNAFQHWGDGNGDDKTSSHFSERVTMAKGGAPNQQELQNGNLAQNDISSSADAAHVGNEKNPIVETTELLNYHPSEFDLQKEKTNALKKYVDRKYEYNDLCCEFLAMNKGKGSEVKEGEKHLKELCFRIKAHFLMFINILVEMEAIDEECNIINMTELAIFLKKECDNNLILTYLLVKRVLHNIVGDGTFLGSSVGMIPLQKIIDRVTFEKNYSRNVLVDDSARGQFILLFILSHFINKIKENKIALTKVLINFHCKVRTKLELFSSTYFPLLHILPAPVRKHIKNIEGVLLRYLMNYSLLVLAKLNLLQRKKTYLLPYTQLYIFEQHPSLHLREIFQEGHSEYLAFYQEKLREYKVRSPFLASLYHCDNFETVDELLYTSILDLDIRKNMIPDIGEDYISFFKFEDDVIKEEKVCLKNSYILDYFIHGKYNVLRSKNDLGQYSWYIVDRFIQALNNIEHFLHGVKKDSLLLSSDVFYTYLNTLKDVLEKYFKSINSAQAQND from the exons ATGAATTTAGCCAATGATGAATATCGAATTAACAAGCTGCTAGACATGAAGGACCTACGAATAGCGGAATCTGATGGGAGGAAGAGATACGCATTTTTTAAGGAGTGTACAGAAAATGACCTGAACGATGTAGAAAATGTAGTGAATAATAAATCGATAAGTGTAGATACGAAGatagaaatattttattcaaaaTTGCATAGCAAAATATTTGACATTTTTCGAATTGTGGCAGATTATAACTGCTTGTATATCATAAATGGGGAGGGACTAATCATCCACATCTGTATGTTGTtatcaaaattttattccttcgaaaatgaagaagataaaaatattctgtCCTTTAATAATTCTCTAAATATTAGCAGCGCAATTTATTACGTAGAAAAGATACTAAGCGATTTATCTGTGTGTAACTCAAATTTtcacataatatttttcaacatttttaacatatttttcgAGAAAGAGTCTAGCATTTTTAGGAATTATAATTTAGTAAGAAACGCTTTTATCATTCAttgtaagaaaaatttgattccattttttatttttgacaATTGGTACAATGATAGCAActacaatttttatttgataAAGTACAAGCCCCTGTTTATGTTTGTCGAAGATAGTTCGTCCTTTTTGTATGCGTTTAATAAGTTTTACGTGAGTCCGATTGGGAAGGATGCTAAGGCGAATATATCCAGTGAGAGAGGGGGGGTTCAAAAGAAGGACGGAGAAGCAAGCACCGGGAAGGGTACAAACTACGAGGAATACattgtgaagaaaagaatttacGACCACTACAATGAAGAGATAAGGGAGTtgtccatttgtttttactttcttctgATCAATAACATATCGAGGGATATTAAGTGCgtgtttttttataatttcgaGTCTGAGAAGAACACTATAAATGCGTTTTCTATAAATTACATGGGCATCAATTTTAAGGTCCTGGCAATGCTGAATAAGGAGGCGTCTGTTCTGTTTGACAGAAAGTTTTATGGACGGGAAGCAGCTCAGGGGGGAAAGTATGACGGGAAGAAGTCAAGCAGGATGACGAAACTTCTTATCACGTCGCATGATATAAAAGATTACGACTTGCTGCataaagaggaggaaaagtaTAGCGAAGAGGAACAGCAAATTTTGGAGTCATTTTCAAAGCGGGTTATTCAAAATGGGACAAATTTGAAGAACGTCGTTCTGGGCCTTTTTTACGAGAAGAGCAAAGCGATAAAGGGGATAAACgagcagaaaaaatgggaccATTTTGTATTCACCCTGAAGCTCCTTTTTATGCACAATTATTTAATAGAAAAGTTGAACATGAAAaatttatgtgtgtatgaCCAGTGTAAGGGCGATAGTGAGGACATTGCAAAAGGAGTAAAAAGCGGTGTAGAACCGTACGTACGGTTGTATTTAGATATATACAACTTCGTTTTGAAGACGCTTCAGAAGGATGCCCATTGTGATGCTTTGAAAAGCGCGAAGAACGTCGATTTGTTAAACTTTTTTAATGCTTCCATAGTGCACAATCTGATCAATTTTGTGTGTTttaagttgaaaaaaaatgtgtacgttATTGAGCATGAAGATTTTTCATTCGAAGGGAAGAACTTTTTCGAAGGggcttttaaaaatgtagtaGGCGATGatggcatttctttttttcccctcaatTTTGCATTTCTGAAGGATGATATAaactttttgcaaaaacggGAAGCGGGTGATTTGGGGAACCAATCGGAAGAACCAAGTAACAGTGGCAGAAACGCGGGGCAGGAAAAGGGAGGAGAACTCGCCAcagggaatgaaaaaaacgcacGTAGCGGTAATGTACCCACAAATGtcaatttaataaaaattagaAATGATTTTATAGAAACCTTTTTCAGCGTAGAAGATTTAGTAAAGAATGACAAAGTGGAGGAGGATacaaaaagggtgaaaatcAAGTTGAACTTAGTAAACAAATGCGTAGAATATGATAGCGAATTTTTCGAGTTGTCCGGATTGTTGCACATTAGTGATAGGGAGAGCCTAATGGATATTCTGAAGAGTTACTTTAAAATATCGAGAGATAATCGGGTCCCACTAAACATGAAGGATAAGGACGATAAGTACAAATTAAGGCGCCAGCAGAGGGACGAAAAGAGGAAAGCAGTAATCGCAAAGTATTTAAATATCAGTTCGCTACATCATCCTATTGTCATTTCGGAGAATCACCCCTGGATAAAGTACTACGTTTATACTATCGAAAAATTGTATAACTATTTGAaagatgaggagaaaaaaaatggaatcaAGTTTAGAATGAAAAGGCTGTTTGATGGGTCCTCCGATGGGGAAATGAATCAGCTGGAGGGGCAAAGCaaagggagtaaaaaaaaaacgaagaaaaataaaaacgacatATTCGAAATTTTGGATGACTCAAATGAGGATAGCGATTTAGAAAATGATATGAAGCacgaaaggaggaataacaaggaggaaaacaaaaaaggtcGTAATGAAAAAGCAGCTAAAAAAGGCGGCAAAGCGAATGTAAACACATTAAGCAGGAAAGAtgaaattttgaaaaaaaaagaaatgtcaagtgagaagaaaatttacgaaGTAGACTTAGAAAGGTACAATGTGTTAGAAGCCAAGGTAAATAAACTGCGAAGCAATAATAGCTACTCAGACATGAACACCTGGTCGCTGGATATCATTTCCGGATTTAACAGACTAGTAGATGTGTACAATTTTAACAACGTTACAAATTTGATCAAAAGTGTGGAActgcaaataaaaattagcATAAAGGTTTTAACGAGCATGTTTGAAATTATCATGTACACGAAATTGAAGAATGTGAAAACGAGCAGGCAGAAATCGGACGCAATTAGGAGCGTCATGCTGATCTACAAATTGACCAacgaaatttttaacaaatttaaggaaaatttgAGCGAAAAGGATATAGTACAACTACAAACAGTGTTGCTATCACTAGGGTTCAAGAATAGCAGTTATAATTTGTTCGAAGAGTACGTAAAAGTAAGGAGGAACCTTTCTAAATTGTCTGGAgagggaggaggagaagaagaggcaGATGAAGGTAATGTAGGCTCTGCGAAagtgggaaaaggaaatgaaaagaacaaactgAAAGATAGTGCAACATTgaatgataagaaaaaaggagcgaAACAAAGTGGCAACCAAGGAAAGagcaaggggggaaagaaagcGAACGAGATGGACGCACAGAATGATGGAAGCGGGTCCAAACAGGGCAAGCataaagaagggggaaaagatgCACAAGATATTTATAAGTACAAACTGGAGTCTGTTCAACATTATAGTGAACTAAAAATagatgagaagaaggaacacgAATTTCAGTTGTATTATATGTACTACTTGTTAGATAGAACAACTGGTAATATAAAGGACAAGCGAGTGCTGTTCACCCTGGACACTTGGCAATATAACATTTTAAATTTGGTGGATAGGAGGAAGAGCATTTTAGTTTCGTGCCCCACAAGTAGTGGTAAAACATTTATTTGCTACTACGTAATGGACAAGGTGCTACGATTAAACAACGACAGTGTGGTTGTGTATGTAGCTCCTAACGACACTTTGGCATTTCAAATTTATCATGAAGTCAATGGAAGATTTAGCACCAAGGGGTACTCAAAATATGGGGGAAATAAATTATGTTCCTATATGACGGATAAATATGCAGAGGAAAATGCGTTAGATGCTCAGATAGTCATCGTTTTACCGACTGtgtttgaaaatattttactttcCGGATATGCTgtaaatgatgaaaattcAAATTTGAATGTGTCCAAATTTATTAGCCGAATTGAGTACATCATTTTTGATGAAATCCACTGTATAGGAGATAAGGAATTTTATGGCGCACAGATAGAGAATATTATCCATTTGTGTAATGCGCCCTTTTTGGCCCTATCGGCAACGATAggtaatataaaatatttttactccTGGCTGCAGAACGtgatgatgaagaagggaaaaggggaacaggACTTGCacttaataaaattttacgaGCGTTTTTCAGACTTAATTTTGTACGTGTACACGAACAATAATTTGCACCACCTGAACCCGTTGGCTTGCTTCAATTTTAGGGACATTTTGTATAAGGGGATCAATAAAGATTTTTATTGTAACCCTAGGGAGATTTACGAAATTATAATTGTGCTGTTCGAGTTGGCGAGGAAGAATAACTTCTACCACCTGGTGGAATTTTTagaaccttctttttatttccagtACACGAGGTGTATAAACAAAAAGCAGTTCATttattatatgcacactGTGAAGGAGACCATCGTTTACTTGAttcaaaataaatacatcTCCAATTTGGACTACGATATGTTCATACACATTTTGCTGTCGAATTATATGAAGAACACTGAGTGGGTGAAGGACGAGGGGGGTAATGAGGGGGTTAACGAGGAGGCACCCAAGAAGGAATCGTCGAAAAGCACCCCAAGCAGTAGCGCCACGAAACACCTGTACAGCAAAAGTACGCAGGAAGTTGTTCCAAAGCAGCAGCTTTTCCAGGAACTGTACAAAAGTGTTGTACTGGACAAGAAGTACATAATGAACAAGTCACATGACTTGGTGAAGTACACCGAAACGGTAAACACGGAACAGGAATATCTAGACAGCAGTAAATTGATAGAATTATTAAAGCAGTTAGAACAGATTAACTTCCTCCCATGTATTGTATTCAACTTTGAAAGAAAGGAGCTTGAAGATATGACTATAAATCTGATTAACGAACTTATGAAAAGACAACATGATAAATATTACGGAGATGAAGAAAGGACTTTTAACACCAagatggaaaataaaatgagacAAGAAAGGTACGAAAATTTGCTCAAACAGAGAGAAatattgttaaaaatgaagactgTTTCGCGTAATCAGAGATTGGAACAAAATATGGATAAGGAATATTTGGACATGCTCAATGAGGAGGAGATCCCAGAACCACCAGTCGACGTTTCGGAAGAATATGACGGAGACTTCTACTTTTGTAACAGGAAAGTCTACATTAATTATGTTACCGAGATAGAGGATTTGATCAGAGAAGCGGAAAGAGCCatcgaaggaaggaagtacaAATCTGTGCTAAtcgaaggaatgaaaaggggaatagGCCTACATTATGAAGTACTGCCTTACAAATTTACTATCATTGTGGAGTCCCTATTTAGATTAGGatatattaaaattatttttagcaATAAGAATTTATCGCTAGGTATTAATATACCTTGTAAATCTATCATTTTTGCTGGACATACTTTCGAACTAAATTCAGTCATGTTTAAACAGACCTCTGGAAgagcaggaagaagagggTTCGATTTGTATGGAAATATTATCATATGGAATATtaactttaaaaatttaagcagATTAATTACATCCCCTCTGCAGACCTTGTCAGGTTCCTATGCTGTGAATTTTACAAACATTTGCAGAAGTATGCTTTTGTACAATTGcttgaagaagaataaagacATGGAGGAAATTACGAACAGAAACAAAGCGGTCGTTAATAAGCCcattaagaagaagaagaaagatgAAACCATGACTGTTgctgagaaggaagagataTTTGAGAAAAACAGAATTAttaatgtaaatttttttacccgAATTAATGGTATCCTAAGCGTTTTTTACAATTCGTTGTATTATGTAAATGCCTTTCAACATTGGGGGGATGGCAACGGGGATGATAAAACGAGCTCTCATTTTTCGGAACGTGTGACTATGGCGAAGGGGGGCGCACCAAACCAGCAGGaattgcaaaatgggaatttAGCGCAGAATgacatttcttcctccgctGATGCGGCACACGTGGGGAATGAGAAGAACCCCATAGTTGAAACGACTGAATTGTTGAATTACCACCCGAGCGAATTCGATCTTCAGAAGGAGAAAACCAATGCGCTGAAAAAATACGTGGATAGAAAATACGAATACAACGACTTATGCTGCGAATTTTTAGCCATGaataaggggaagggaagtgaagtaaaggaaggagaaaaacacTTAAAGGAGTTGTGCTTCAGAATTAAAGCCCACTTTTTAATGTTTATAAACATTTTGGTCGAGATGGAAGCAATAGATGAAGAGTgcaatataataaatatgacCGAGCTAgccatatttttaaaaaaagaatgtgaCAACAATTTAATATTAACCTACTTGTTAGTGAAAAGGGTATTACATAACATTGTTGGAGATGGCACATTTTTAGGCTCCTCTGTTGGTATGATTCCGctgcaaaaaataattgaccGTGTAACATTTGAGAAGAATTATTCACGTAATGTTTTGGTGGACGATTCTGCAAGGGGGcaattcattttgttatttattctttcccattttattaataaaataaaagaaaacaaaatagCCTTGACGAAGGTGCTAATAAATTTCCATTGTAAAGTTAGAACTAAGTTGGAGTTGTTCAGCTCCACGTATTTCCCCTTATTGCACATTTTGCCTGCCCCTGTGAGGAAGCATATAAAGAACATTGAAGGTGTTTTGTTAAGGTACCTCATGAATTACTCCTTGCTCGTTTTAGCAAAATTAAATCTGTtgcagaggaagaagacgtACTTACTGCCCTACACCCAACTGTACATTTTCGAGCAGCACCCATCACTCCATTTGAGGGAGATATTTCAGGAGGGTCATTCCGAGTATTTGGCCTTTTATCAGGAGAAG cTCCGAGAGTACAAAGTAAGATCACCCTTCTTGGCTTCCCTATACCATTGTGACAATTTCGAAACGGTAGATGAACTGCTTTACACGTCCATATTGGACTTAGatataaggaagaacatGATTCCAGATATTGGAGAGGattacatttccttttttaaattcgaAGATGACGtaataaaagaggaaaaggtgTGCTTGAAGAATTCGTACATTTTggattattttattcatggCAAATATAACGTACTGAGGAGCAAGAATGACTTGGGTCAGTATAGCTGGTACATAGTGGATCGATTTATCCAGGCATTAAATAACATCGAACACTTTTTGCATGGAGTGAAGAAGGATAGTCTGTTGCTATCGTCCGACGTTTTTTACACGTACCTGAACACCTTGAAGGACGTTTTGGAGAAGTACTTCAAGTCGATTAATTCTGCGCAGGCGCAGAATGATTAG
- a CDS encoding Rab7 GTPase, translating into MYIHEVSSKVSQHSDVYCLIELRNITTKEENHKKKIMSNKKRTILKVIILGDSGVGKTSLMNQYVNKKFTNQYKATIGADFLTKETIVDNENLTMQIWDTAGQERFQSLGVAFYRGADCCVLVFDLTNYKTYESLESWKDEFLIQASPKDPDNFPFVIIGNKVDETNKRKVQSLKVLQWCKSNNNIPYFETSAKNAINVDQAFDEIARKAMKQEHQEEQIYLPETFALNNQGDHKIYKSRCC; encoded by the exons atgtatatacat gaagtatCATCGAAA GTATCACAGCACTCTGACGTATACTGCTTAATTGAATTAAGAAACATAAccacaaaggaagaaaaccataagaagaaaattatgtcaaataaaaaaagaaccattTTAAAAGTTATCATTCTTGGGGATAGTGG tgtTGGAAAGACATCATTAATGAATCaatatgtaaataaaaaatttacgaatCAGTACAAGGCGACAA TTGGAGCCGATTTTTTAACGAAAGAAACCATAGTTGACAATGAAAACCTAACAATGCaa ATATGGGACACGGCAGGCCAAGAGCGCTTTCAAAGCCTGGGGGTAGCTTTCTACAGAGGAGCCGATTGCTGTGTGTTAGTTTTTGACTTAACGAATTACAAAACGTATGAGTCCTTGGAGTCGTGGAAGGACGAATTTCTGATTCAG GCAAGCCCAAAGGATCCAGACAATTTCCCCTTCGTCATAATTGGAAATAAAGTTGACGAGACGAATAAGAGAAAG GTTCAATCGCTTAAAGTCCTGCAGTGGTGCAAATCGAACAACAACATTCCCTATTTTGAGACGAGTGCAAAAAACGCAATTAATGTGGATCAGGCATTTGACGAAATTGCGAGAAAGGCCATGAAACAGGAACACCAGGAGGAGCAAAT ATATCTTCCTGAGACATTTGCCCTGAACAACCAGGGTGATcataaaatatacaaaagTCGCTGTTGCTAG